From the genome of Metarhizium brunneum chromosome 4, complete sequence, one region includes:
- the GBF1 gene encoding Golgi-specific brefeldin A-resistance guanine nucleotide exchange factor 1, whose protein sequence is MDRLMNSGQGDSLEEAVRENLKNVVLFMASSGYLVPPSQDASKQTLWDETWKRVDRFLPELRSDLASEGLGTRSSTDQVQSEGGDGENEQKETAGQTGEVADVVGGGESDQIK, encoded by the exons ATGGATCGTCTGATGAACAGTGGTCAAGGTGACAGCTTG GAGGAAGCAGTGAGAGAGAATTTAAAGAATGTCGTATTGTTCATGGCGAGCAGTGGGTATCTTGTTCCTCCATCACAAGATGCATCCAAACAGACGCTGTGGGATGAGACGTGGAAGCGGGTTGATCGCTTCCTACCCGAGTTGCGAAGTGATCTTGCCTCAGAGGGCCTTGGAACCAGATCCAGTACAGATCAGGTCCAAAGCGAgggtggagatggagagaatgAACAGAAAGAAACCGCAGGGCAAACTGGTGAAGTTGCTGAtgttgtcggcggcggcgaaagTGACCAAATAAAATGA
- the FIG4 gene encoding Polyphosphoinositide phosphatase has translation MSSNKAGEGSTGSPLPIAGDRHQKSPAFPQLQNNEETDLFTDNGEQKDRIFVQLDNDDQPAIPQPVGRASSRISPDFVPTTAGNNSESGGVFPNFAHKMHKFNLYETASRYYVVGVDVSEKRYRILKIDRTTEGAELNMTDDKISYSLKEINQLLDTIDHGNRGTGGIKLRCTTWGIIGFIKFTGPYYMLFITKKSTVAMVGGHYIYQVEGTELIALTPGKSKADSRNTEEQRFLSILNNLDLTKSFYYSYSYDITRTLQHNIMRERSALDKGVMPSSDDEPNTMFIWNSYLLKPAVKVLQAAYDWCRPIIHGYVDQAALSIYGRTAHITVIARRSRYFAGARFLKRGANDLGYVANDVETEQIVSESLTTSFHSPGPRLYCSPQYTSYVQHRGSIPLYWTQDSTGVTPKPPIELNLVDPFYGAAALHFDDLFRRYGAPVYVVNLIKSKERQPRESKLLEEYTHSINYLNQFLPPGKQIIHKAWDMSRASKVRGGDVIGNLELIADSVVSTTGFFQNGDGQISPMSAQNGVARTNCIDCLDRTNAAQFVIGKRALGYQLHALGILNDTTVNYDTDAVNLFTHMWHDHGDTIAVQYGGSQLVNTMETYRKINQWTSHSRDMIESFKRYYNNSFLDSQRQEAYNLFLGNYVFSHSQPLLWELTTDYYLHHTKPRDWSVMKPCNYINWYTPSHLRERIIPRLAKLPAAVASLPVEAVDDYWLEYYRPASLSSFPKMFAYKMNSTIKYIPLKSTQDGRYDLSPFRVRAETDTDSDKRKPKREGIDSPLTSSHIQQFEDVTSSVKSGRTAARGISFQRWLQPVQEKATEQGSMSEIHPANSDNGQPKREKMKPSALEKSKAAQWTFTKAVHDSLNPSVREQEAEDYDRYIRHPQNLPLVVSNDTPAGVDSSEYREYINGSWREQGLMVIGIDEEMDVYGELLKVGENPLTVTDEDSTKKRYKAYRKWLHGKSFFKQQPLD, from the exons ATGTCTAGCAACAAGGCTGGGGAGGGGAGCACCGGCTCACCTCTACCGATAGCTGGCGACCGACACCAGAAGTCCCCCGCCTTCCCACAGTTGCAGAACAACGAAGAAACAGACCTGTTCACTGATAATGGCGAGCAAAAAGACAGAATATTTGTCCAATTGGACAACGATGACCAACCTGCCATACCACAGCCAGTCGGGAGGGCGTCTAGTCGAATCTCCCCAGACTTTGTCCCGACTACAGCTGGTAACAATTCTGAAAGTGGAGGGGTTTTCCCCAATTTTGCGCATAAGATGCACAAATTCAACCTCTACGAGACGGCAAGCCGCTACTATgttgtcggcgtcgacgtcagCGAGAAACGATATCGTATCCTCAAAATTGACCGTACTACTGAGGGTGCAGAACTCAACATGACGGATGACAAAATTTCCTACAGTCTGAAGGAAATAAACCAGCTCTTGGACACGATTGATCATGGAAACAGGGGTACAGGCGGCATTAAACTGCGTTGCACTACTTGGGGAATTATTGGATTCATCAAATTCACAGGACCGTATTACATGCTCTTCATCACCAAAAAGAGTACCGTAGCCATGGTAGGCGGTCACTATATATATCAAGTTGAGGGTACGGAGTTGATTGCTTTGACTCCCGGGAAATCGAAGGCAGATTCCCGAAACACGGAGGAGCAGAGGTTTCTCAGCATTTTGAACAACCTGGACTTGACTAAGTCTTTCTACTATAGCTATTCTTACGACATTACGAGGACACTTCAGCATAATATCATGAGAGAAAGGTCGGCTTTGGATAAGGGTGTGATGCCGTCTTCCGATGACGAACCCAATACCATGTTCATCTGGAATTCTTACCTGCTCAAACCTGCAGTAAAGGTGCTTCAAGCTGCCTATGATTGGTGTCGACCAATCATACATGGATATGTTGACCAAGCAG CCCTCTCCATCTATGGCCGAACTGCCCACATTACTGTCATTGCTAGGCGATCGAGATACTTTGCAGGGGCTCGGTTTCTTAAACGTGGTGCAAATGACTTA GGCTACGTCGCCAACGATGTAGAAACTGAACAGATAGTTTCCGAATCTCTCACGACATCATTCCATTCTCCTGGACCGCGGCTGTACTGTAGTCCGCAATATACTTCATATGTTCAACATCGTGGTAGTATTCCTCTCTACTGGACCCAGGACAGCACCGGAGTGACACCAAAACCACCCATCGAACTCAATCTCGTGGATCCGTTTTATGGTGCTGCCGCGTTGCACTTTGATGACTTATTCCGTCGATATGGCGCCCCAGTATATGTCGTCAACCTAATTAAATCCAAAGAACGCCAACCGAGAGAATCCAAGCTCCTAGAAGAATATACTCATTCCATCAACTACCTTAACCAATTTCTTCCTCCGGGGAAACAGATCATCCATAAGGCTTGGGACATGAGCCGCGCGTCGAAAGTTCGAGGCGGGGATGTGATTGGTAACTTGGAACTTATTGCAGACTCGGTAGTCTCCACGACGGGGTTCTTCCAGAATGGCGACGGTCAAATTAGCCCAATGTCGGCACAAAATGGAGTGGCGAGAACAAATTGTATTGATTGTCTTGACAGAACCAATGCAGCTCAGTTCGTCATTGGAAAGCGTGCATTAGGGTATCAACTTCATGCCCTAGGGATTCTGAATGATACGACTGTCAATTATGATACAGACGCAGTCAACCTTTTTACACATATGTGGCATGACCATGGCGATACGATTGCAGTCCAGTATGGTGGTTCTCAGCTCGTGAACACCATGGAAACTTACCGAAAGATAAACCAGTGGACCAGTCACTCGCGGGATATGATTGAAAGTTTTAAGCGTTACTATAACAACTCGTTTCTGGATAGCCAGCGTCAAGAAGCGTATAATTTGTTCCTGGGAAACTATGTCTTCTCACATAGCCAGCCTTTGTTGTGGGAACTGACTACAGACTACTATCTACACCATACAAAACCACGAGATTGGTCAGTGATGAAACCTTGCAATTACATCAACTGGTATACTCCGTCTCACTTGCGTGAGAGGATAATCCCAAGGCTTGCGAAACTTCCAGCCGCTGTTGCAAGCCTTCCTGTTGAAGCAGTCGATGACTATTGGCTGGAATATTACAGGCCAGCATCACTCTCCTCCTTTCCAAAAATGTTTGCCTACAAGATGAACTCTACCATAAAATACATTCCTCTGAAGTCAACTCAGGACGGCCGCTATGACCTCAGCCCTTTCCGAGTACGGGCTGAGACAGATACAGATTCTGACAAACGAAAACCGAAAAGGGAAGGTATCGACAGCCCGTTAACGTCTTCCCATATCCAGCAGTTTGAAGATGTGACTTCTTCAGTAAAATCTGGGAGAACAGCAGCACGGGGTATATCATTCCAGCGCTGGCTTCAGCCCGTACAGGAGAAGGCTACTGAGCAAGGTTCCATGTCCGAAATACATCCTGCAAATAGCGACAACGGTCAGCCAAAACGTGAGAAGATGAAGCCGAGTGCCCTTGAAAAATCCAAAGCTGCCCAGTGGACGTTCACAAAAGCGGTTCATGACTCCCTAAATCCATCAGTAAGAGAACAGGAAGCGGAAGACTATGATCGATACATACGCCACCCACAGAACCTTCCGCTTGTTGTGTCGAACGACACCCCTGCGGGTGTTGATTCGTCAGAATATAGAGAATATATCAACGGCAGTTGGCGTGAACAAGGTCTCATGGTCATTGGAATAGATGAGGAAATGGATGTCTATGGTGAACTTCTGAAAGTAGGTGAGAATCCACTTACCGTAACAGACGAAGACTCGACCAAAAAGAGATACAAAGCTTACAGGAAGTGGCTGCATGGGAAATCATTTTTCAAGCAACAGCCATTAGATTAG